From the genome of Candidatus Zixiibacteriota bacterium:
GTGAAGAAATCTGGCTGACCGCCGCTGATGGCAACCGCCTGCTCCTGTGGTATCTGCCCAAGCCCGATTCCCGCAAGCTGGTCGTCTTCTTCCACGGCAACGCTGAAAACGTCTCGATGAGTATTGGGCTGTACCAGACTCTCCAGGAACTGGGAGCCTCCGTCCTCGCCGTTGAATACCGCGGCTATCTCACGGCGCCGGGTGCGATGTCCGAGCGTGCCGTCGATCTCGACATCGCGGCCTTGGCCGACTATCTCCGGCAACGCTGGCCCGCCGATTCGACCCGGATCATCGCCATGGGTCGCTCCCTCGGCGGTGCGATGGCGGTCAAGCTTGGAGGGCAGGGGGTTACATCCGGACTGATCCTGGAGTCGACCTTCAGTTCGATGACCTGCGCCGCCCGCGCGCAATTCCCGTTTCTGCCGGTGTCGCTGCTTTTGACGGAGAAGTATGACTCGGAGCCAATCTTGCGCACGCTCGATCTTCCCGTTCTCGTCATCCACAGCCGCGCCGATGAGGTCGTATCCTTTCAGTGCGGCAAACGCCTCATCGACATTGCCCGCGGACCCAAACGCCTCGTCGAACTCCAGGGCGGCCACAACACCGGCGCCGATCTTTCCTGGAGTCAGCTCCGCGCCGCCTACGCCGAATTTCTCGATTCGATCTGAAGCGGCACCGTCCCGGCGCGCCAATGTTTTTGTTGCACGCGCCCTTGAGAATGCTTACTCATAGCCTGTTATGGAGCCTCAACCGAAGCCGTCGGCGGAAATCAGCAGCGATCAACTGGCCGTCTTTAATGACACTTTTGCTAGCTTCAATCACACGATCAAGCAGCTCAACGATTCCTACAGCGCCCTGCAATTGCGTTATCAGAAGCTGTCGGATGAGCTGACGGCCGCCAATGAGAAGCTGGTCGCCGCCCTCGACCAAAACATCCGCACCCGGAATTTCCTGCAGAACGTGCTTGAGTCATTGACGGCGGGCGTCATTACGATCGATCTCGACGGCCGCATCAATGCCATCAATAAGGCCGGCTGCGATATCCTCCGCGTTAAACCGCGCGACATCATCGGCCGCGAGTATAGCAAGATTTTCGCCGGCGCCCTCAGTCGCGGCCATTCGCTGCTCGACCTTCTCGATGGCAAAGCCAGCTATCGCCTTGTCGAAAAGCGCGTGCCGGTTGCTGCCGGAGAGGAGACTCCGATCTCCGTCTCCAGCGCCTGCATCACCGATGCCAACGACCAGATCGTCGGCGCTCTCGAGGTGCTCGTCGATCTTACCGAGCTGCGCCGGATGGAGGACGAAGTTGCCCGCGTCAAGAGTCTGGCTGCACTCGGGGAAGTCGCCGCCGTCGTCGCGCATGAGGTCCGCAATCCGCTTTCCGGCATCGCCGGTTTTGCCGCGCTGCTCAAGTCCGAACTCGGCGAAATGCATCCGCAGATCAGTTACGTCAACAAGATTATTGCCGGCGTCGACCGCCTCAACCGCTCGGTCAGCTCATTGCTCGAATATGCCCGCGAACTGCGCCTCGAACCGCGTGCCGACAACCTCAATCAGCTTCTCAAGGAAACCGTCGACTTCTTCCGCGTCGATCTTTCCGCGCGCTCCTCGCAGGCGCAGCTACATCTCGAACTGCCGCCGTGCGAGATCATTTGCCACTTCGACCACGAAAGTCTCTCCGGCGCGCTGATCAATCTGCTCAAGAATGCTGACGAGGCCATGCCGGGTGGCGGCACCATCGCCGTGCGGCTCGAGGCCGACGCGCGACGCGCTCGCATCTGCGTCTGCGATCAAGGCACCAGCGTTCCGGAAGCGATCCGCGCGAAGATTTTCACCCCGTTTTTCACCACGCGGGAAGGCGGCACCGGTCTGGGACTGGCGCTGGTCAAGAAGGTGATCGATGCGCATCGCGGCACCGTCTCGGTCGCCAATAATACCGGCCGCGGCGCAACCTTCACGATCGAACTTCCGCTGAGGCAATCATGAGCAAACCCTCGATCCTTGTCGTTGATGACGACGCCCTCGTTAATGAGTTCTTTTCCGCCGTCCTGACCAAGCTCGGCCACGACGTGCAGACCGCTTCTTCCGGCGAGGCCGCACAGCCGCTGCTCCAGAACATCGATTTCGACGTGATCATGTCTGATGTCAAGATGCCCGGCATGAGCGGGATCGAACTGCTCGGCATGATCAAACGCGATTCACCCGACGCGGTCGTCATGATGATTACCGCTCACGGCACAATCAAGGATGCTGTCGAGGCGATGAAACTCGGCGCCTTCGACTATATCCTCAAACCGGTGCTGCCGGATGAGCTGGAGCTGGCGCTCAACAAGGCGCTGGAACATCGCCAATTGCTGGTCGAAAACCGCATCCTCCGCAGCGAAATCCGCAGCCGCTACAACTTCGGCAATATCGTCGGCGCCGACAAACAACTGCTTTCGCTCCTCGAGGATTTGGCCTCCGCTGCCAAGTCGCGCTCGACCATCCTCATTCGCGGTGAGTCGGGCACCGGCAAGGAACTGATCGCCCGCGCAATTCATTACAATTCGCCCCGCAAGGACGGCCCATTCGTCAAACTTAATTGCGCCGCGCTGCCGGAAGGCCTGATTGAGTCCGAATTGTTCGGCCACGAGAAAGGCGCCTTCACTTCGGCCGTCAAGCAGACCCCCGGGCGTTTCGAGCTGGCCGATGGCGGCACGCTCTTTCTCGATGAAGTCAGCGAAATCCCGATCGGCATTCAGGCCAAACTCCTTCGCGTGATCCAGGAGCGCGAATTCGAGCGCGTTGGCTCCGGGCAATCTATCAAGGTCGACGTGCGCATCGTCGCGACAACAAATCGTAATCTGGAAGAGGAGATTGTTGCCGGTCGCTTCCGGCAAGACTTGTTCTACCGCCTCAACGTCATACCGCTCACCTTACCGCCATTGCGGAAACGGCCCAACGATATTCCGATGCTGGTTGATCACTTCATCCGCAAGTTCAATACCGAAAACCACCGAGAGGTAAAGGGCGTCACCGAGAAATCGATGAAGCTCCTGCTGGGCTATCACTGGCCGGGCAACATTCGCGAACTTGAGAATTATGTCGAGCGCGCCGTGGTTCTGTGCAAGTCTGATCGCATCATTGAAACTGATCTCCCGGGTCACTTGGCGCTGGGCGAGCTGGCACGGCACAAGACCGGCTCCGGGGAGGATATCCTGCCTCTCGCGGATATGGAAAAGGTGATGATTCTTCGGGCGCTGGAGACCTTTGACGGCAATCGCACCAAGGCCGCTGAAGCCCTGGGCATCACCACCCGCACCTTGCGCAACAAGCTTCACGAATACGGCATGATGGGCGGTGCCGAGGCCGGCGTCGGCTCCGAGTCCGATGGCGAAACCGCCTGACCGGACGCTCGATTCTTTTTCGCATAAGTTCTTGCCATTAAACACGGAATGATGCAAGTTCGTCCTGGGAAGGGGAGGGTCGCGCAGCCAAAAAAGCGTTGACACGTCTTGGCGGTCGCTCTATATTGGCTGCTTAAATTTGGAGAGGGAAGTACATAAGGAGTGTCTAAGGTATGCGGAGATTTGCAGCGAGTGGGTTGCTAATATTCCTTTTGGCGGTGGGGTCTGCAGTTGCCCAAGATTTTCACTTATATGGATTTAGCATGTATGACTACGAGTTCCTCGGCGCCGGCGCTCGCGCCCGCGGCATGGGCGGCGCTTTCGTCGGCCTGGCCAACGACGCCTCCGCCCTCACCTGGAACCCGGCCGGTCTGATTCAAGTCACTAAAACGCAAGCTTCCGTCGCCGGCTCGGTCTACCGCTTCAAGACCGAAAACGACCGCACGTACCGAAGCTCGTCGCAACTGAACTTCCTCGGAGAGCTGACTAAGGACCGCCTGAATCTCGATTACGGCTCCTTCGTTGCTCCGATTCGGATCAAGGGCCATCTCTTCGTCACTTCGGCTGCTTACCAGCGCATTCAGGATAATAGCGATGAAAGCCTCGAAAGAGAGAATCTAAGTTACCGCTTCTCTCCAGCGGGCACGCAATATGTTGCGCAGGATGTTGCCGAAGCCGACTACACAACCGACGCGAACAGCCATGTTGACAAGTTTACGATCGGCTTCGGTTCGGCAGTCTACGGCCGACTGTCTGGCGGCATCGCGGCGAACATCTACAGCGGTTCCGGCCGCAATGAGTATGAGAGGGCGTTCCTGGACACGACGGAGATGTACTTCGCCGGCCAGTTTATCGATTCGATCGAGTACGCGCGTGTTACGCGAAACGAAGATCTGACCAGCATCAATGGCTTCAACTTCAGCGGCGGCCTTCTCTATCAAGCCGAGAAATTCCAAATTGGCGTCAACCTCCAAACACCCTTTGAAATGGTGACCGATCACGATGTCAAACGCTCCGACACGGTCTACTTCAAGAACGTCTCCGCACCCGGACAGGGCACTCCGGTGGCGACCAAGCCGACGCTCTATCGGGCCAAGACCAAGATCGAGCAGCCGCTGGTGGTCGGATTCGGATTGGCGCTCAAGCCGACGCCCAAGTTGACTGTGGCCGGCGACTTCGAACTGCGCAGCACCGACGGCGCCAAGTACTTCGTCCGTTCCGAACAGCCCCCGGTCAACGTCAATGACTCGACCAATCTCTTTACGCTGCCGACGAACATCTACTATATCGATACGACCGAGACGTCTTACTACGACGCGAAGGGCGATCTGATCGAGATCTACAACGAATTCGACCTCGGCTTGAAGTCCAGTTACCAGTTCCGCCTTGGCGCCGAGTATCTGGTGACGACTTCGCTGGGCACAATTCCACTTCGCGGCGGCTTCCGCTTCACAAAGGAGCCGTACCGCGATGTCACCGCCGTCAAGCGCGATGAAACCAATCAGGTTGCCGAGAGTTTTGTCCTGGGTGATAACATCTCGCAGACTTCATTCTCTTTCGGCAGCGGCATCCACTGGACGCAGGTTCATCTCGATGTCGCCTTCGAA
Proteins encoded in this window:
- a CDS encoding sigma-54-dependent Fis family transcriptional regulator, which translates into the protein MSKPSILVVDDDALVNEFFSAVLTKLGHDVQTASSGEAAQPLLQNIDFDVIMSDVKMPGMSGIELLGMIKRDSPDAVVMMITAHGTIKDAVEAMKLGAFDYILKPVLPDELELALNKALEHRQLLVENRILRSEIRSRYNFGNIVGADKQLLSLLEDLASAAKSRSTILIRGESGTGKELIARAIHYNSPRKDGPFVKLNCAALPEGLIESELFGHEKGAFTSAVKQTPGRFELADGGTLFLDEVSEIPIGIQAKLLRVIQEREFERVGSGQSIKVDVRIVATTNRNLEEEIVAGRFRQDLFYRLNVIPLTLPPLRKRPNDIPMLVDHFIRKFNTENHREVKGVTEKSMKLLLGYHWPGNIRELENYVERAVVLCKSDRIIETDLPGHLALGELARHKTGSGEDILPLADMEKVMILRALETFDGNRTKAAEALGITTRTLRNKLHEYGMMGGAEAGVGSESDGETA
- a CDS encoding PAS domain-containing protein — encoded protein: MEPQPKPSAEISSDQLAVFNDTFASFNHTIKQLNDSYSALQLRYQKLSDELTAANEKLVAALDQNIRTRNFLQNVLESLTAGVITIDLDGRINAINKAGCDILRVKPRDIIGREYSKIFAGALSRGHSLLDLLDGKASYRLVEKRVPVAAGEETPISVSSACITDANDQIVGALEVLVDLTELRRMEDEVARVKSLAALGEVAAVVAHEVRNPLSGIAGFAALLKSELGEMHPQISYVNKIIAGVDRLNRSVSSLLEYARELRLEPRADNLNQLLKETVDFFRVDLSARSSQAQLHLELPPCEIICHFDHESLSGALINLLKNADEAMPGGGTIAVRLEADARRARICVCDQGTSVPEAIRAKIFTPFFTTREGGTGLGLALVKKVIDAHRGTVSVANNTGRGATFTIELPLRQS
- a CDS encoding alpha/beta hydrolase; its protein translation is MLTIAVVLIIAYVIIAAAAFLMQKQMIYHPNRMVVGDPLAAGLKCEEIWLTAADGNRLLLWYLPKPDSRKLVVFFHGNAENVSMSIGLYQTLQELGASVLAVEYRGYLTAPGAMSERAVDLDIAALADYLRQRWPADSTRIIAMGRSLGGAMAVKLGGQGVTSGLILESTFSSMTCAARAQFPFLPVSLLLTEKYDSEPILRTLDLPVLVIHSRADEVVSFQCGKRLIDIARGPKRLVELQGGHNTGADLSWSQLRAAYAEFLDSI